The Arachis hypogaea cultivar Tifrunner chromosome 16, arahy.Tifrunner.gnm2.J5K5, whole genome shotgun sequence genome contains a region encoding:
- the LOC112757220 gene encoding uncharacterized protein — translation MEDTKSFTLSHGGKASWFDCHWRFLPIDHPYSRNKNDFRKNKIESEEAPTRLSGLEIWQRKDNLVRHCLDVMHIEKNVLDNIMNTIMDTDRTRDNEKARLDLAELCKRPDLHLRHVGDNCWSKPKATYTLTSEQQQDVYKWVQQLRFPDGYESNLARCVMEQNILIILCKLERIFPPGFFNVMEHLPIHLVYEARVCGPVQYRWMYLFERVIGAFKRTVKNRARVEGSICEAFLAKETSSFVSFYFEPHILSRRTRVGRNDNGGDTIKASLSIFNRPGRKVGKAKDHWLDERDKAAAHLHILLNESKVIPFYMFWKETCPGESDDRFFPWFASYVQNQCNEIVDPGLQSLSWVPSNKATSYPIYKVNGYTFHTLARTKGKKIDNTGVYVKGDAGNGESDWFGLLEDILELEYTGDDSNRVVLFKCQWYDPSHPNGTRIHNDYKITKVNHSKRYRHYDPFIVAQKAKQVYFLPYPGNYKSMWHIVVNTKPRGRIETNHVHVDEDEDENNVAYQVDESNPSRISDTEPPISLKSPFGEDRIVELSIGSSSGANKNEYDDVADFDDDIDF, via the exons ATGGAGGATACCAAGTCTTTTACACTATCACATGGAGGCAAGGCATCATGGTTTGATTGTCATTGGAGGTTTTTGCCAATAGACCACCCTTATAGTCGCAATAAGAATGATTTTCGGAAGAATAAAATAGAAAGTGAAGAGGCTCCTACCAGATTAAGTGGTTTGGAGATTTGGCAAAGG AAGGATAACCTGGTTCGTCACTGTCTTGATGtaatgcacatagagaagaatgtgCTTGATAACATAATGAATACTATTATGGACACTGATAGAACTAGAGACAATGAAAAGGCTAGGTTAGATCTGGCTGAACTGTGCAAGCGTCCAGATTTACATTTGCGGCATGTCGGTGATAATTGTTGGTCCAAACCTAAGGCAACTTATACTTTAACTTCTGAACAGCAACAAGACGTGTATAAGTGGGTGCAACAACTTAGATTTCCAGATGGTTATGAATCTAACCTTGCTAGATGT GTTATGGAGCAGAATAttctcattatcctttgcaagttagaaaggatatttccCCCGGGATTCTTTAATGTGATGGAGCATTTGCCAATTCATCTAGTATATGAGGCACGTGTGTGTGGACCTGTCCAATATAGGTGGATGTATCTGTTTGAAAGGGTGATAGGAGCATTCAAGCGAACAGTGAAAAATAGAGCAAGGGTTGAAGGTTCGATTTGTGAGGCTTTCTTGGCAAAGGAGACTTCAAGTTTTGTTTCTTTCTACTTTGAACCACATATCTTATCAAGGCGAACCCGTGTGGGAAGAAATGATAACGGGGGAGACACAATTAAAGCTTCTTTATCAATATTTAATAGACCTGGTCGCAAGGTTGGAAAAGCTAAAGATCATTGGTTAGACGAACGGGACAAGGCCGCAGCTCATTTGCATATTCTACTCAATGAAAGCAAAGTTATCCCTTTCTATAT GTTTTGGAAAGAAACTTGTCCTGGAGAAAGCGATGACCGATTTTTCCCTTGGTTTGCATCATAT GTTCAAAATCAATGCAACGAAATTGTTGATCCCGGTTTGCAATCACTTTCTTGGGTTCCTTCAAACAAAGCAACAAGTTATCCAATTTATAAAGTAAATGGATATACATTTCATACTCTTGCAAgaacaaaaggaaagaaaatcgaTAACACCGGTGTGTATGTCAAAGGTGATGCAGGTAATGGGGAAAGTGATTGGTTTGGATTATTAGAAGATATACTCGAGCTTGAATACACTGGTGATGACTCTAATCGAGTTGTTTTGTTCAAATGTCAATGGTATGATCCAAGTCATCCAAATGGAACACGTATTCATAATGACTACAAAATAACTAAAGTCAACCATAGCAAAAGATATCGCCACTATGATCCTTTCATTGTCGCCCAAAAAGCTAAACAAGTTTACTTCTTACCTTATCCTGGAAATTACAAGTCTATGTGGCATATTGTTGTAAACACTAAACCAAGAGGTCGAATTGAAACCAATCATGTACATGtagatgaggatgaggatgagaaTAATGTAGCTTATCAAGTGGATGAGAGCAATCCTTCTAGGATTTCAGACACTGAGCCTCCTATTAGTCTTAAGTCTCCATTTGGAGAGGACCGCATTGTCGAATTGTCCATCGGCTCTAGTTCTGGAGCTAATAAAAATGAATATGATGATGTTGCAGACTTTGATGATGATATCGATTTTTAA
- the LOC140180350 gene encoding uncharacterized protein isoform X3 has translation MMSDIREGVDTTHEWLIPAYKKVLEKYWKTDEKWKNIRKKARENRASLLGGSVHCGGSIPLSSTIERMKKQLDRTPTHEEVFKETHTLKSDKSKWVDKCSQDTHEKFIKKLAEVQA, from the exons ATGATGTCGGATATCCGTGAGGGTGTGGATACAACCCACGAATGGCTAATTCCTGCTTACAAAAAGGTGTTGGAAAAGTACTGGAAAACGGATGAGAaatggaaaaatataagaaaaaaagcgAGGGAGAATCGAGCGTCACTCTTAGGTGGTTCTGTCCATTGTGGTGGTTCTATTCCACTGAGCTCAACTATAGAGAGGATG AAGAAGCAGTTGGACCGTACACCAACTCATGAGGAAGTCTTCAAGGAAACCCACACACTTAAAAGTGACAAGTCTAAATGGGTGGACAAATGCTCTCAAGACACTCAT GAGAAGTTTATAAAAAAGTTAGCAGAAGTTCAGGCCTAA